Proteins from a genomic interval of bacterium:
- a CDS encoding tRNA-binding protein, producing MDPIDAFRTLELRVGRITKAERHEEARRPAYKLWIDFGPAGTRVSSAQLTDLYRPEDLVGRMVVSAMNLGSRRIAGFISEVLVLGVPDEAGRVVLLGTERDVPAGGRVF from the coding sequence ATGGACCCCATCGACGCGTTTCGAACGCTGGAGCTCCGGGTCGGGCGCATCACGAAAGCCGAGCGGCACGAAGAGGCCAGGAGACCCGCGTACAAGCTGTGGATCGATTTCGGTCCTGCCGGGACCAGGGTGTCGAGCGCGCAGCTCACGGATCTCTACCGGCCGGAGGACCTCGTCGGCCGGATGGTCGTCTCCGCGATGAACCTCGGCTCCCGCCGCATCGCGGGATTCATCTCGGAAGTCCTGGTGCTGGGGGTGCCTGACGAGGCGGGCCGGGTGGTGCTGCTCGGAACCGAGCGCGACGTCCCCGCCGGTGGTAGGGTTTTCTAG